The genomic window GTTAGCTGCGTTACTAAGTCAATTAAGACCCAACAACTAGTAGACATCGTTTAGGGCGTGGACTACCAGGGTATCTAATCCTGTTTGCTCCCCACGCTTTCGTGCATGAGCGTCAGTGTTATCCCAGGGGGCTGCCTTCGCCATCGGTATTCCTCCACATATCTACGCATTTCACTGCTACACGTGGAATTCTACCCCCCTCTGACACACTCTAGCCATACAGTCTCAAATGCAGTTCCTAGGTTGAGCCCAGGGATTTCACATCTGACTTATATAACCGCCTGCGCACGCTTTACGCCCAGTAATTCCGATTAACGCTTGCACCCTACGTATTACCGCGGCTGCTGGCACGTAGTTAGCCGGTGCTTATTCTTCAGGTACCGTCATGAGCAGTCTGTATTAGAGACTACCTTTTCTTCCCTGACAAAAGAGCTTTACAACCCGAAGGCCTTCTTCACTCACGCGGCATTGCTGGATCAGGGTTGCCCCCATTGTCCAAAATTCCCCACTGCTGCCTCCCGTAGGAGTCTGGACCGTGTCTCAGTTCCAGTGTGGCTGGTCGTTCTCTCAAACCAGCTACTGATCGTCGCCTTGGTAGGCTTTTACCCTACCAACTAGCTAATCAGATATCGGCCACTCCATGAGCATGAGGTCTTGCGATCCCCCACTTTCATCCTCAGATCGTATGCGGTATTAGCGTAACTTTCGCTACGTTATCCCCCACTCTAGGGTATGTTCCGATATATTACTCACCCGTTCGCCACTCGTCGCCAGATTGCTCCGCGTTACCGTTCGACTTGCATGTGTAAGGCATGCCGCCAGCGTTCAATCTGAGCCAGGATCAAACTCTTCAGTTTAATCTCTGTTTTGTGTTCATTTCTGAACTCCGTTCTTGCGAACGGTGTCGCTCACTCAAATAACTGACAGGCTACTTTTGAACTTGCGTTCTCAAGCATCCTATTTATTACTTTTGCGAACATTTGATATTTTTTAAGTTGAACTAACTACCGAAGTAATTAGCCGCGCTCTTTATCAAGTGCCCACATTTATTGACTGTTAATTGTTAAAGATCTGTTGTCTGTTTTTTGCGCTTCACTATCGATTCTCACCGACTGCGTTGCGTTTCTGCCAGATTGCTACAAAGCGTTTTGTTTGTAAGCAGCAGAGAGATGAGATTATGCGGCATTTCCTTCTACTCGTCAACCCCTTGTTTTACGAGCGCTTGAATTTGATTCACATCGTCATTCAAACCTAGGACTGCTTCGTCTGCCTTACTTTCTTCATTTCGCCCCGCTCTTCAGCGGGAGGCGAACTATAGCAAAGCTTGCTCAGGATTGCCAAGCTTATTTGCGCAAGGAAAGTAATTTATATTAAACGAGGGCGCGAGATCGTTCACTCAGCTGAAGCGGGTTGATCTTTGGCTTTGGCTTGCTTAGAGATGCGGATGATGGTATTGCGGATAGAACTGAGCACGGCAACTGCATTGAAAGGTTTGACGATAAAGCCACTGACCCCATGTTGTTGCGCCATCTGTATTAGCTCGGCATCCATTTTTGAGGACACCAAAAATATCAAGGCCCTGGATAACTCCTTGCGTAGATTATCTAGTAGCGCCACGCCGTCGGCATTATTTTCACCGATATCAACACAGACGATTTGCGGCTGCAATTTCACCATGCGCGCCAAATTTGACAAGCTGGTATTACTATCACCGACAACTTCATGGCCGCCCGTAGTCAAGACAGAGCCCAAAAGATTACGTGCGACGGCTTGATTGTCGAGAATGACGACCTTTAGCATAGTAGAAGCCAGAGAGTAGATTGAAAAATCATCATAAATGAAAAGTAAGGATTTGTGCCAAAAGATTACAGTACGCCTAATACTAGGTAGGGGTATCAATAGCAATCTGACGATCGCCCTTTAAACACGTGCGCAATAGCATGCGATTACCAGATACTCCCTATATTTACCGTATTGATAGGAATATCCAAGTAAATACAATATTGAGCGCGCCCCATGAGAAGAGCCCCTTGCTAGCGAAATGCGTATAACGCCAAGTAGCTTAACCCCACCGCATTTGCAAAATGCGCTAAGCGAGAACGGATGCACGGGGCTGATTAAGTAGCATATCTGCAAGAAACTTATGTGTTTGTGCTAGTTAAACCTGTCCAAGAAAAGCCTTACACCCAGCAAATCCACAGAAATTGCTGCGTATCACCATATTAATTTGCTGAGTTTTGCCTATTTAGCGAAGATTTTTCGGTTGTACACACTTTGTAATAAATGAACACAATGCCATGTTAAGCTTGCCGCCGAATTGCCCACATATTGATATGCAAGAACCACACTAAAACGTCCATACCAGAGACGTGTTCCATCCTAAGGAGAAAAATGTGACTACCAGTAGCACTGTGAATGCAGCGATACCCATCAACGCTGCACATATAAAAGAACGTCAACCCGCTGCATTGCCCATGTTGTTTTTAACGGAAATGTGGGAACGCTTTAGTTACTATGGGATGCGTGCGCTCTTAGTAATTTATCTGGTCAATGCGCAAGGCTATGACCGTGCTAACGCGCTAGCCTTATACGCCACCTATACCGGACTGGTGTATTTGTCGCCTTTGATGGGCGGTTATTTAGCCGATCGTTACTTAGGAAAACGCAAGGCTATTCTGGTCGGTGGCTTCACTATGGCGCTCGGTCATTTTGCCATGGCCTTCCCTGCCTTCTTGCATCTGGCGTTGGGTCTGCTGATTATTGGTAATGGCTTTTTTAAACCAAATATCGGCTCCCTGCTTGGTTCACTGTACCGTGAAAACGATCCACGCCGCGATGGCGGCTTTACCTTCTTTTATATGGGCGTGAACACCGGCGCATTTTTAGCGCCCTTGATCGCTGGTACTTTAGGTGAAAAAGTCGGCTGGCACTATGGCTTTGCTGCAGCTGGCGTAGGTATGTGTTGTGGTCTATTGCAATTTGTCTTGGGCCAGAAAAAACTGGGCAACGCTGGTTTTATCGGTGACAAGACTAGCCTGGACAAAACGGACTGGCTGCATATTCTGCTCATTAGCGGCGGCATGATACCGCTGGTGTTGGCAGTACTGAGTCTCTGGTCTATGATAGGTCCGGTTTGGAGTGGTTTCATCTTCCCTGTGAAGATGGCGATCGTACTGGCTATCTTCGCTGTCTTGTGGTTCAGTAACAAACCAAAAGAGAATGTGGAAAAATTGACTACCGAGGAATGGCACCGCATCATCGCTATTTTCATCATGGGCTTTTTCGTGATTTTCTTTTGGATGGGCTTTGAACAAGCTGGTGGCACCTTGAGTTTGTTTGCCGATAAACAAACCGATCGTCATGTTGGCGGCTGGGAAATCCCGACCTCGTATTTTCAAGCCATTAATCCACTAGGCATCGTCTTGCTCGGCCCTATCATGGCTTTCATCTGGACACGCAATGCACAATCTCGCTTTTCCTTACCGACGCCAGTCAAAATGGCAATCGGCATGATCATTCTTGGTCTGGGTTTCGTGGTCATGGCGATGGCACAAGGCAAAGCTGATGTCTCTGGCACTGTCGGGCCGCAATGGCTGTTCTTTGTCTACTTGCTACATACTATCGGTGAGCTCTGCCTGTCACCAGTTGGTTTGTCTATGGTCACAAAGCTAGCCCCAGCTCGCGTCGGCGCCTTGATGTTAGGCGTTTGGTATTTGGCGAATGCAGCGGCAAATACTTTGGCAGGTTTCCTCGAAGAGATACTCAAAGGTTCGTCCTTCCCACTGTTCGGATTCCTGGTGGTCAGCTCTATCGGTGCCGGTATCGTGTTACTCATGATTACGCCACTGCTGAAAAAACTGATGCACGGCAAAGCCTAACGAATCGGCTAGCGCAAGCCTAGGCTTTGCGAAACAAAAAAACCCGCGATTTTCGCGGGTTTTTTTATACCGTCAACAATCGCGCTTAACGTTCTATCGCCAGCGCTACCCCCATGCCGCCGCCGATACACAGACTAGCCAGACCGCGCTTGGCATCGCGGCGTATCATTTCATGGATCAAACTGACCAAAATACGTGCACCTGATGCACCAATAGGATGACCAATAGCGATGGCACCGCCGTTGACATTGATCTTGCTGGTATCCCAGCCCATTTCACGGTTGACCCCTATCGCCTGGGCGGCAAACGCTTCGTTGATCTCCATCAGATCAAGATCCTGATGCGTCCAGCCCGCTTTTTTCAGGCACAACTGAGCGGCAGGTACCGGCCCCATACCCATAATCGTCGGATCAATACCGGCCGAAGAGTAAGCCTTGATACGTGCCAGCACCGGCAGACCGAGTTCTTCGGCTTTCTTGGCGGACATCATGATCACGGCAGCAGCACCGTCGTTCAGACCGGAAGCGTTGCCGGCGGTCACGGTACCGGCTTTATCGAAAGCTGGTCGCAAGCTCGATAATGATTCCAGAGTTGCGCCATGCTTGATAAATTCATCACTATCAAATACCGTCGTGCCTTTTTTACTGACGAGATCGAAAGGAATGATTTCATCCTTGAACTTGCCGGCTTTTTGCGCTGCTTCAGCCTTGTTTTGCGAGGCTAGCGCGAAAAGGTCCTGCTCTTCGCGGCTGATGCCAAATTTTTTAGCCACGTTTTCGGCAGTGATCCCCATGTGGTACTGGTTATACACATCCCACAAACCATCGACGATCATGGTATCGACCAGCTTAGCGTCGCCCATGCGGAAACCATCGCGTGAATTATTCAGCACATGGGGTGAAGCGCTCATATTTTCCTGGCCTCCGGCGATGATAATGTCGGCGTCGCCCGCTTTGATCGCTTGCGCCGCCAGATGTGTTGCCTTTAGACCGCTACCGCATACTTTATTCAGGGTAAACGCTGGCACAATATGCGGAAGACCCGCGCGCATCACCGCTTGGCGTGCAGGGTTTTGGCCTACGCCGGCAGTCAAAACTTGTCCCAGAATCACTTCATTAATCAAATCGCCACTTAAACCGGTCTTCGCCAACAGCGCTTTGATGACATGCGCACCGAGATCAGAGGCGGCTATTTTTGCCAAAGAACCACCAAATTTGCCGACTGCGGTACGGCCCGCAGCAACGATGACGACATCTTGCATGTGATACTCCTAAGAAAAAATGCCCGTAGCAGACGAGCCTAGTGGGGAAACTGCAAAAAACAGTTTACTGCAATCTACATGCCCTTTTCACATGAAAGTTTTGAAAAGCTGCTGAAGAGAATGCGGCATGAAGAATTTTGGACAAAAAAAAGCTCCCGCAAAAACGGGAGCTTTTTTAAAGCATTAAAACCAAAAATACGGTTTCAACTTATTTTTTCTTTGCTGTCACTTTGTCTGCTGCCTGAGTGAATTGCTGAGTTGCATTCGCCAGGTTTTCTTCCAAAGTTTGTACGGCTTGCTTAGTTGTCTTAGACAGTTGCTCGTAACCTGCGTTGATGTTACCAACCACTGTTTTCAATGCAGTAACAGCTTGCTCGGAACCAGCTGGCGCATTTTTTGTTACTTCGTCGATCAGGGAAGATACTTTAGCGTTAGTTTCAGCGATATGCGCTTCAACTGCTTTAGTGAATTCTTGCTGAGTTGCAGTAGTGATGCTAGCTAAGTGGCGACCGTATGCCAATGCTTTTTCAGCAGTTGGTTTAGCTTGTGCAGTAGTCAAAGAGATGAATTCTTGTGCGTCTTTTACGCCAGCTAATTGTTTAGCAGCGGCTGAGCTTTCTTCGAAAGAAGCTTTAGCGGCATTCACGTTCAGGGAAACGAATTGTTCCAAACCTTCGAATGCTTTTTTGTTCAATGAAGTCAAAGCAGCGAATTGTGTTTCCAAACTAGCTTTAGTAGCGGCAATAAATTGTTCTGGTGTTGTGTACATGGTCTTCTCCGGTGTAGTAAAAAATAAACATAAATGGCAGTGATGTTCAAAAATTTACTTGAATAACGCACTGCAACAAATTCTATTCTACGCCTTAATTTAATCGAGTCAAGCACTTTTTGTGCGCTGCACCAAATATATTTATTGCATCTTATCTTAAAACAATAATGTAAATTATTTAAGTATTTATGCTTTTCTCCAGACTTAGCAATGCCACTTTATTGGGCAAACCACCAGCATATCCTGTGAGTGCACCTGAACTGGCAATCACTCTATGGCAGGGCACAATAATCGAAATTGGATTCCGCCCATTCGCAGCGCCCACTGCACGCACAGCAGCTGGCTTGCCGATCTGAGCTGCGATATCGGCATAACTTGCCGTGCTGCCGTAAGTAAGTTTACGCAAAGCTTGCCATACCGCTTGTTGAAATTGCGTGCCCTGCGACAAATCCAGCGGCAAATCAAACTCTTGTCTTTGCCCTTTGAAGTAGCTGCCTAACTGTGCAGCAGTTTGTTGCAACACAGCATGCTCATCATTACGTCGCCAACCGGCCATACCCTTGAAATGACGGTGCTCTGCAAAATACACACCTGCCAAGCCACGCTCGCTCGCCGCGAGTAACAGAGGGCCGAGCGGACTTTGATAATAGAGATACTCAAGCATGTTTATTCCTCAGACAAAGATTGCCACAACAATAAAGCGGCATACGAACGCCAAGGCGACCAAGCCTGTGCGCGTGCCAACAACTGTTTCTCAGTCAACCTGGTTTCCGGCGCGATCGCAGCCGCTTTTTGCAAACCCAGATCGCCGCCGGGAAAAGCGTCCGGGTAACGCAAAGCTCGCAAAGCGATGTATTGCGCGGTCCACTCACCGATGCCAACGACAGTTTTAAGATGCACGACCATCTGTTCCTGACTCGATTGCAGCGGTGCTTGCAAGCCACCTTCCAGGGTGAAACGCGCAAGGTTTTGTATCGTCGCGGCGCGTGTCTTTGGCACACCTATACTGGCGATCTCTTCAAGCGGCAATTGTGCCAGTAAGGCAGGACTAGGAAAATGATGGCTGACACTGGCAAATGGCGTTTCAATTTTTTCACCAAATCTTTGCACCAGTCGTCCTGACACGGTGGTGGCACCCGCCACGCTGACCTGTTGCCCCAGTACTGCACGTATCGCCAGCTCAAAACTATCGAAAGCGCCAGGCACGCGCAAGCCGGGATTGCGCGCCATCTGCGCCGCCATCAACGCATCGCTCTCTAAATGCGATTGAATCACACTGGGATTGGCTTCCAGATCAAACTGCGTGCGCACTTTCGCCAACAAGGGCATCAACACCGATGACAGACCAGGAGCAACCTGCAAGGCCAATTGTCCGCTTTCAGGCAAATGGCTGACCTGGATCCAGCCGCTCTTGCCGTTCATTTGCACGCTACGTACATACGCCCCACTCTCCAAAACCGCCTCCAGCCCCGGCATGGCGCGCCCTTTTAAATAAGCCAGCAAGGCATCCCAGGCATATGGCGGACGATATGCCAGACGCAGTACCAGGCCTTCACTCTCGTCCCTGCTGGCGCGCCGGATTGAACTCGGTGTCATTTGATAGCGTTGTTCAAACAAGGCATTAAAGCGTCTGAGACTGCCAAAGCCAGCGGCGTAAGCCAGTTCCGCCATTGGCAAGCGGGTTTCCTGCAGCAGCTTCTTGGCAAATAGCAGGCGCTGGGTTTGCGCTAACTCAACTGGCGTGACGCCAAACTCCTGCAGTAAGACCCGCCGTAACTGGCGTGAGGATAAACCGACCTGTTCCGACAATTGTTCTATGCTGCCCTCGTTTAAGGCACCGGCAACAATTTTTTGCCAGACCCCGAAGGCCAGATTTTGTTGTAAAGCATACGGTGCCAGTTCAGGACGACAACGCAGACAAGGCCGAAAACCAGCGGCCTCAGCCGCCGCCGCCGAACTATAAAAGACACAGGACGAAGCACGCGGTTTCTTGGCACTACAAACTGGCCGGCAATAAATCCCGGTGGTGGTAACGCCAGTAAAAAATACACCATCGAAACGGCTGTCCTTAGACAGCACCGCACGGTAATAGGCTTGATCCCGCTGACTAAAATTCGGCGCAGAATTGGACGCAGACTCGCAAGGCATGCTGGTGAATGGGGCGTCCGGCAAGTCGGACTGGGAGTGTAGTGGTGTGCGTATACTAGCCATATCGAATGCGGGTATTGCCTGTTTTTCTGTAAGATATTGATCGTTATACGGCAATCCACCATCGATATCTAGCCATTTTCGGACAGTAAATCAGCATTCAAGATGCACATTGCCCGGCCTCCAATCTGAGCTTACGCGTAGCAACCATCGCCGTGCCCCGCTTTGGCGCAACTGTCTGAAAATAAAATTAGGCATGCCCAAGGCGCATATTCCATGCGGGTTTCCAGCCAGCCTTGCCTGCAAGGCGCATGGAATATGCGCCTTGGGCTACCTAGTTATTTTTCCATTTCAGCGTGCCGCTATCCTGTAGCCGCCTGCCTGGTTTCCTCCAGCTCTGGCAGGTCGGGTTGACCAGTCCACATGCAGTTTTAAATTGCGCTACACTGATTTGCTCAAGCGTGAAGCTTGATGCTAGCTACGTTTACCTCAACTAACACACAGTCCCATGCGCACAGCCTCTACTCCTGATTTAAAAACCGTACTGATCGCCACTGGCTTTATTCTGACTCTGGCGATGGGGGTGCGGCATGGTTTTGGTTTCTGGATGCAACCGATCTCGCAGGCACATGGCTGGACCCGCGAAACCTACTCGCTGGCACTGGCAGTACAAAATTTGATGTGGGGCGTGTTCGGCCCGTTTGCCGGTATGGCGGTGGATAAATTCGGCACCACCCGTGTCATCATCATCGGTGCGGTTTTGTATGCCGCCGGTTTGCTATGGATGTCGCTCATCGACCAGCCCACTCTGTTCATTGCCGGTTCCGGTATTTTGATCGGGGCGGCGCTGGCCTGTACTGCGTTTGGCGCGGTCAGCGGCATCATAGGGCGCACCGCACCGGAAGCGAAACGCTCCTGGGCCTTTGGCATGTCGTCTGCTGCCAGCTCTTTTGGGCAATTTGTGATGATGCCGGTCGAGCAGCAATTGATTAACCATAGCGGCTGGCAAAATGCGTTCTACTTGCTAGCGGCGCTGCTACTGGTGGTGATGATACCGATGGCATTACGTCTGCGTGAACCCGCCATCATCCATCACGACGGGCCACAGCAAAGCATCATGGAAGCGATCCGCGAAGCCTTCGCGCATGGCCCTTTCCGCCTGCTGTTAGCAGGGTATTTTGTATGCGGATTCCAGGTCGTATTTATCGCGGTGCACATGCCCGCTTATCTGAAGGATAAAGGAATTATGGATCCCAACGTGGCGGTCTACGCACTGGCGCTGATAGGCCTGTTCAATATCTTCGGCTCGTATTACGCAGGCAAGCTAGGCGGCATCTTCCCTAAACACTACTTGCTCTCGTCCATCTACATCAGCCGCACCGTGGTTATAGGCTTGTTCCTACTGGCGCCCTTGTCGCCCTATTCTGTGTATATTTTTGCCGCTGCAATGGGCTTATTGTGGCTCTCGACCGTGCCGCTCACCAATGGCGTGATTGCCGGTATTTTTGGGATGAAATATCTGTCTATGTTGTCGGGCTTTGTATTCTTCTCGCACCAGCTAGGCAGCTTCCTCGGGGTTTGGCTGGGCGGCTATATTTATACCAAGACCGGTAATTACAATATGGTTTGGATGATCACGCTGGCATTGGGCCTCTTTGCCACTTTGATTAATTTACCTATCAATGAAAAGCCGATACAGCGCGCCAGCGCACTAGCCGCATGAAGAGCCATCCCTTACTCGCCAAGTTGTTGCTGAGCGCCTTGCTGGCAGCCATACTGACGCTGGCGTTTCTGGCTTATCTGCAACCAGCATTTGTACTCGATCTGGCCAATCGTTTTATTTTGTGCTGAAAATCGATGCGCCCTAGACCCAGTACCCATGCGGCTTTCCAGCCTGCCTAGCCTGCAGCCCGCATGGAATATGCGCGCTGGCAGAGGTGCTTGGCGGTTTATTCTTTGAACTGATCACTACCAAGCTGATCCAATGCTATGATTTTGTGTATGCGTTTTTTAGCTCGCTTGGCAAATAGCTAGTACCTTTAAAACGCAATGTTCCCCCTAAAAATATCTGGTGCAGCCCGCTGCCCCGACCCAACCTAGAAAGCGATCATGACAAAAACCTTGCTCATGTTGCTGTGTTCTAGCCTGGCAATCCAAGCCAGTCTAGCCGCAGACACGACCCCAAGCACGCCGGCAGAAAAAAATTCTGCCCAGACTAAGCTAGCTGCTACCCCAATTGACGTGTCTGGTCTCAACCCCTTGCTCAGCGTCAGCACTTTGCAGTACCAATTCCCGCCTTTCGACAAGATACAAAACGCCCATTTTGCACCGGCGTTTGCCGAGGCGATGCGTCAGCACAACGCCGAAATCAGAACGATCGCCGACAATCCAGCCAAACCGAGCTTTGACAATACCGTGCTCGCGATGGAGAGCGCCGGGCAAACCTTAGGGCGGGTTTCTCGTGATTTCTTTAATCTCAGTTCTGCCAATACCAATCCGACCATGGAAGCCTTGTCGCGCGACTTAGCCCCCAAACTGGCGGCGCACAACGACACCATTTATCTCAATGAAAAACTGTTTGAGCGCCTCAGTGCGGTGTATGAATTCCGCGCTAACCTGGCGCTGGATGCTGAATCGCGGCGTCTGCTAGAGCGCTATTACACTGACTTCATACGGTCCGGCGCCAAGCTCTCGGCCGCTGACAAAATCAATCTGAAAAGCATGAACGCCCAATTGGCAACACTGGCCACCCGCTTTGGCCAAAACATTTTGAACGAAACCAATCTGTCGGCCTTGATCGTGGAAAACAAGGCGGAGTTAAAGGGCTTATCCAAAGATGAGATTAAAGCCGCTGCCGATGCCGCCAAGGCGCGCGGCTTAGAAGGCAAATACCTGATCGCCTTGATGAACACCACTGGCCAGCCCTACCTCAGCAGCCTCGCCGATCGCGAGTTACGCAAACGCCTGTATGAAGCCTCGACCGAGCGCGCCAGCCACGGCGGAGAGTTCGACAACCAAGCCACCATACTGAGCATCGTCAAGCTACGCGCCGAACGCGCCGCCTTGTTGGGCTACGCCAACCATGCGGCCTACACGCTGGAAGATGAAACCGCTAAAACCACCAGCGCAGTGAATAAAATGCTCAGTGAATTAGCCCCGGCAGCGGTGGCCAATGCGCGCCAGGAAGCGGCCGACATGCAAAAGCTGATCGATGCAAAAAAGGGCGGCTTCAAATTGGCGGCGTGGGACAGCGCCTATTACAGCGAACAAGTTCGCAAGCAAAAATATAGCTTTGACGAATCCCAATTGCGCCCTTACTTTGAACTCGATCACGTGCTAATCGACGGCGTTTTCTTTGCCGCCACCAAGCTATACGGCATCACATTCAAAGAGCGCAAGGATTTACCGGTCTATCATCCTAGCGTAAGGGTGTTTGAAGTGTTTGACGTCGATGGAAAATCCATGGCCTTGTTCATCGCCGACATGTATGCGCGCCAGAGCAAGCGCGGCGGCGCCTGGATGAATGCCTACACGCCACAATCGGGTCTGTTTGCAGCGCAAACTGTGATTGCCAATCATCTCAATATTCCACAACCACCAGCTGGCCAGCCGACCTTACTCAGTTACGATGAAGTACGCACTGCCTTCCATGAGTTTGGCCATGCACTACACGGTATGTTCTCGAATGTCCGTTACCCACGCTTCTCGGGTACTAATGTGCCCAGAGACTTCGTCGAGTATCCATCCCAGGTCAATGAGATGTGGGCAACCTGGCCTGAGGTTTTACAAAACTATGCCAAACACTACCAGACTGGTGCAGCGATGCCGGCCGAGTTACTCGCCAAGATCGCTGCCACTGGCAAATTCAATCAAGGTTTTGCCACCACTGAATATCTGGCCGCTTCCTTGCTGGACCAGCGCTGGCATCAGCTCACAGCCAACCAGATTCCTACGGATGTATTGGAATTTGAAGCGCTAGCACTCAAGCAGGCTGGGGTTGCCTTTGCTCCTGCACCTCCACGCTACCGTAGCAGCTATTTCTCGCACATATTTGGCGGCGGCTATTCGGCCGGCTATTACGCTTATCTGTGGAGTGAAGTGCTAGACGCAGATACGGTAGACTGGTTTAAGGAGAACGGCGGCTTGAGCCGTAAAAATGGCGACTGGTTCCGTCAACAATTACTCTCGCGCGGCGGCAGCGTCGATGCCATCGAAGCGTTCCGCCAGTTCCGCGGACGCGATGCCCAAATCGCCCCCTTACTGTTGCGACGTGGACTCAAGACCGAGAGCAAATAGCTTCGCTGAAACTAGCGTAGATGCAAAAAGGGAGCCTAGGCTCCCTTTCTTATTTGACGCAGATA from Undibacterium parvum includes these protein-coding regions:
- a CDS encoding acetyl-CoA C-acetyltransferase — its product is MQDVVIVAAGRTAVGKFGGSLAKIAASDLGAHVIKALLAKTGLSGDLINEVILGQVLTAGVGQNPARQAVMRAGLPHIVPAFTLNKVCGSGLKATHLAAQAIKAGDADIIIAGGQENMSASPHVLNNSRDGFRMGDAKLVDTMIVDGLWDVYNQYHMGITAENVAKKFGISREEQDLFALASQNKAEAAQKAGKFKDEIIPFDLVSKKGTTVFDSDEFIKHGATLESLSSLRPAFDKAGTVTAGNASGLNDGAAAVIMMSAKKAEELGLPVLARIKAYSSAGIDPTIMGMGPVPAAQLCLKKAGWTHQDLDLMEINEAFAAQAIGVNREMGWDTSKINVNGGAIAIGHPIGASGARILVSLIHEMIRRDAKRGLASLCIGGGMGVALAIER
- a CDS encoding peptide MFS transporter — protein: MTTSSTVNAAIPINAAHIKERQPAALPMLFLTEMWERFSYYGMRALLVIYLVNAQGYDRANALALYATYTGLVYLSPLMGGYLADRYLGKRKAILVGGFTMALGHFAMAFPAFLHLALGLLIIGNGFFKPNIGSLLGSLYRENDPRRDGGFTFFYMGVNTGAFLAPLIAGTLGEKVGWHYGFAAAGVGMCCGLLQFVLGQKKLGNAGFIGDKTSLDKTDWLHILLISGGMIPLVLAVLSLWSMIGPVWSGFIFPVKMAIVLAIFAVLWFSNKPKENVEKLTTEEWHRIIAIFIMGFFVIFFWMGFEQAGGTLSLFADKQTDRHVGGWEIPTSYFQAINPLGIVLLGPIMAFIWTRNAQSRFSLPTPVKMAIGMIILGLGFVVMAMAQGKADVSGTVGPQWLFFVYLLHTIGELCLSPVGLSMVTKLAPARVGALMLGVWYLANAAANTLAGFLEEILKGSSFPLFGFLVVSSIGAGIVLLMITPLLKKLMHGKA
- a CDS encoding phasin family protein gives rise to the protein MYTTPEQFIAATKASLETQFAALTSLNKKAFEGLEQFVSLNVNAAKASFEESSAAAKQLAGVKDAQEFISLTTAQAKPTAEKALAYGRHLASITTATQQEFTKAVEAHIAETNAKVSSLIDEVTKNAPAGSEQAVTALKTVVGNINAGYEQLSKTTKQAVQTLEENLANATQQFTQAADKVTAKKK
- a CDS encoding methylated-DNA--[protein]-cysteine S-methyltransferase; amino-acid sequence: MLEYLYYQSPLGPLLLAASERGLAGVYFAEHRHFKGMAGWRRNDEHAVLQQTAAQLGSYFKGQRQEFDLPLDLSQGTQFQQAVWQALRKLTYGSTASYADIAAQIGKPAAVRAVGAANGRNPISIIVPCHRVIASSGALTGYAGGLPNKVALLSLEKSINT
- a CDS encoding DNA-3-methyladenine glycosylase 2; the encoded protein is MASIRTPLHSQSDLPDAPFTSMPCESASNSAPNFSQRDQAYYRAVLSKDSRFDGVFFTGVTTTGIYCRPVCSAKKPRASSCVFYSSAAAAEAAGFRPCLRCRPELAPYALQQNLAFGVWQKIVAGALNEGSIEQLSEQVGLSSRQLRRVLLQEFGVTPVELAQTQRLLFAKKLLQETRLPMAELAYAAGFGSLRRFNALFEQRYQMTPSSIRRASRDESEGLVLRLAYRPPYAWDALLAYLKGRAMPGLEAVLESGAYVRSVQMNGKSGWIQVSHLPESGQLALQVAPGLSSVLMPLLAKVRTQFDLEANPSVIQSHLESDALMAAQMARNPGLRVPGAFDSFELAIRAVLGQQVSVAGATTVSGRLVQRFGEKIETPFASVSHHFPSPALLAQLPLEEIASIGVPKTRAATIQNLARFTLEGGLQAPLQSSQEQMVVHLKTVVGIGEWTAQYIALRALRYPDAFPGGDLGLQKAAAIAPETRLTEKQLLARAQAWSPWRSYAALLLWQSLSEE
- a CDS encoding MFS transporter, whose translation is MRTASTPDLKTVLIATGFILTLAMGVRHGFGFWMQPISQAHGWTRETYSLALAVQNLMWGVFGPFAGMAVDKFGTTRVIIIGAVLYAAGLLWMSLIDQPTLFIAGSGILIGAALACTAFGAVSGIIGRTAPEAKRSWAFGMSSAASSFGQFVMMPVEQQLINHSGWQNAFYLLAALLLVVMIPMALRLREPAIIHHDGPQQSIMEAIREAFAHGPFRLLLAGYFVCGFQVVFIAVHMPAYLKDKGIMDPNVAVYALALIGLFNIFGSYYAGKLGGIFPKHYLLSSIYISRTVVIGLFLLAPLSPYSVYIFAAAMGLLWLSTVPLTNGVIAGIFGMKYLSMLSGFVFFSHQLGSFLGVWLGGYIYTKTGNYNMVWMITLALGLFATLINLPINEKPIQRASALAA
- a CDS encoding ANTAR domain-containing response regulator; translation: MLKVVILDNQAVARNLLGSVLTTGGHEVVGDSNTSLSNLARMVKLQPQIVCVDIGENNADGVALLDNLRKELSRALIFLVSSKMDAELIQMAQQHGVSGFIVKPFNAVAVLSSIRNTIIRISKQAKAKDQPASAE
- a CDS encoding M3 family metallopeptidase, which gives rise to MTKTLLMLLCSSLAIQASLAADTTPSTPAEKNSAQTKLAATPIDVSGLNPLLSVSTLQYQFPPFDKIQNAHFAPAFAEAMRQHNAEIRTIADNPAKPSFDNTVLAMESAGQTLGRVSRDFFNLSSANTNPTMEALSRDLAPKLAAHNDTIYLNEKLFERLSAVYEFRANLALDAESRRLLERYYTDFIRSGAKLSAADKINLKSMNAQLATLATRFGQNILNETNLSALIVENKAELKGLSKDEIKAAADAAKARGLEGKYLIALMNTTGQPYLSSLADRELRKRLYEASTERASHGGEFDNQATILSIVKLRAERAALLGYANHAAYTLEDETAKTTSAVNKMLSELAPAAVANARQEAADMQKLIDAKKGGFKLAAWDSAYYSEQVRKQKYSFDESQLRPYFELDHVLIDGVFFAATKLYGITFKERKDLPVYHPSVRVFEVFDVDGKSMALFIADMYARQSKRGGAWMNAYTPQSGLFAAQTVIANHLNIPQPPAGQPTLLSYDEVRTAFHEFGHALHGMFSNVRYPRFSGTNVPRDFVEYPSQVNEMWATWPEVLQNYAKHYQTGAAMPAELLAKIAATGKFNQGFATTEYLAASLLDQRWHQLTANQIPTDVLEFEALALKQAGVAFAPAPPRYRSSYFSHIFGGGYSAGYYAYLWSEVLDADTVDWFKENGGLSRKNGDWFRQQLLSRGGSVDAIEAFRQFRGRDAQIAPLLLRRGLKTESK